A stretch of Sphingomicrobium flavum DNA encodes these proteins:
- a CDS encoding D-alanyl-D-alanine carboxypeptidase family protein, with amino-acid sequence MRKTLLVATALALALPLNAQPAFETPARSAFLIDLSSGRVLFEKDADLQIPPASMAKMMTTEVAFELIASGKLDEQKMCTVRPETWRQWSNAGSTMFLAVNEQVSVENLLHGVVTVSGNDASVVLAECIGGTEEAFVGQMNALAKELGLTNSRFGNSNGWPDEGQTLVTARDLATLAKAGIERHPDLYKKYYGQREFQWGTRTNGEPVKAQPNRNPIMGRVEGADGLKTGHTEEAGYGFTGSAERGGRRLVMVVTGLDSQSQRTTESVRLMEWGFNAWESLSLYEEGAKVGEASVQLGGAETVGLLAPRALAATFPKNAFDDPSIAIRYQGPIKAPIAKGDHIADLVVKTAEGESLLPLVAADDVEMAGFFRKAWIGFKQLVGMA; translated from the coding sequence ATGCGTAAAACCCTTCTCGTTGCCACCGCCCTTGCCCTCGCGCTGCCGCTTAATGCGCAGCCGGCCTTTGAAACCCCGGCTCGCAGTGCCTTCCTGATCGACCTTTCATCGGGCCGCGTCCTGTTTGAAAAGGATGCCGACCTGCAAATCCCGCCGGCATCGATGGCCAAGATGATGACGACCGAGGTCGCCTTCGAGCTGATCGCGTCGGGCAAGCTCGATGAGCAGAAGATGTGCACGGTGCGGCCTGAAACCTGGCGGCAATGGTCCAATGCGGGATCGACCATGTTCCTGGCGGTGAACGAACAGGTGTCGGTGGAAAATCTGCTGCACGGCGTGGTGACGGTGTCGGGCAACGATGCCTCGGTCGTGCTGGCCGAATGTATTGGCGGGACCGAGGAGGCGTTCGTCGGCCAGATGAATGCGCTGGCCAAGGAATTGGGGCTGACCAACAGCCGTTTTGGCAACAGCAATGGCTGGCCCGATGAAGGGCAGACGCTGGTGACCGCGCGCGACTTGGCGACGCTGGCCAAGGCGGGGATCGAGCGGCATCCCGATCTCTACAAGAAATATTATGGGCAGCGCGAATTCCAGTGGGGCACGCGCACCAATGGCGAGCCGGTCAAGGCGCAGCCCAATCGCAACCCTATCATGGGCCGCGTCGAGGGCGCCGACGGGTTGAAGACCGGACATACCGAGGAAGCGGGCTATGGCTTTACCGGATCGGCCGAGCGCGGCGGGCGGCGCCTCGTGATGGTCGTCACCGGGCTCGACAGCCAGTCGCAGCGCACCACCGAGAGTGTGCGGTTGATGGAATGGGGCTTCAACGCCTGGGAATCGCTGTCGCTCTATGAAGAAGGCGCGAAGGTTGGCGAAGCGTCGGTGCAGTTGGGCGGGGCCGAGACGGTCGGTTTGCTTGCGCCGCGCGCGCTGGCGGCGACCTTCCCAAAGAACGCTTTTGACGACCCATCGATCGCGATCCGCTACCAAGGGCCGATCAAGGCGCCGATCGCCAAGGGCGACCACATCGCCGACTTGGTGGTGAAGACGGCGGAGGGCGAAAGCCTGTTGCCGCTAGTCGCGGCCGACGATGTCGAAATGGCGGGCTTCTTCCGCAAGGCATGGATCGGCTTCAAGCAGCTGGTCGGAATGGCCTAG
- a CDS encoding lytic murein transglycosylase, whose protein sequence is MMRKTAIAISLMMAATPACGQGASDPLAPLPTSNVTTVRATPTGNMSWEAYKGHLAARAQAEGISQRSIQAVLPSLQINQTSIRLDRSQPGGAPGSTTIPPYAPYYRRHVTRDIINRGKAEARQHWDTLWRIQQQTGVDKDILLAIYGKETSYGRITGNFDLFEALGTLAWEGRRRDLFEGEFMAALKLLDKGYTRAHLKGSYAGAAGKTQFMPTNILTLAADGDGDGFADIWNSEPDAFASIANYLVQKGWEPGIDWGIAVNVPAGFDRSSVVRTEPPTRCPAVFNRHSRWMTMAEWRARGITPVTTSFSDGVMLKLFEPDGPGNRAYLLTHNYDQILDYNCSNFYALTIGLVADAIER, encoded by the coding sequence ATGATGCGTAAGACGGCCATAGCGATATCCCTGATGATGGCGGCGACGCCTGCCTGCGGTCAGGGGGCGTCCGACCCGCTGGCGCCGCTGCCGACCAGCAATGTCACCACCGTTCGCGCCACGCCCACGGGCAATATGAGCTGGGAGGCCTATAAGGGCCATCTGGCTGCCCGCGCGCAGGCCGAGGGGATCAGCCAGCGTTCGATCCAGGCGGTGCTGCCCTCGTTGCAGATCAACCAGACCAGCATTCGCCTTGACCGCAGCCAGCCGGGCGGCGCGCCGGGTTCGACGACGATCCCGCCTTATGCGCCTTATTATCGCCGTCATGTCACCCGTGACATCATCAACCGCGGTAAGGCCGAGGCACGCCAGCATTGGGATACGCTGTGGCGGATCCAGCAGCAGACCGGCGTCGACAAGGACATCCTGCTGGCCATTTACGGCAAGGAAACCAGTTACGGGCGGATTACCGGCAATTTCGACCTGTTCGAAGCGCTCGGCACGCTGGCCTGGGAAGGCCGCCGCCGCGACCTGTTCGAGGGCGAATTCATGGCCGCGCTCAAGCTGCTCGACAAGGGCTATACCCGCGCGCATCTGAAGGGCAGCTATGCCGGCGCTGCGGGCAAGACGCAATTCATGCCCACCAATATCCTGACTCTGGCTGCGGACGGTGACGGCGATGGTTTTGCCGATATCTGGAATTCGGAACCTGACGCCTTTGCCTCGATCGCCAATTATCTGGTGCAGAAGGGGTGGGAGCCCGGGATCGATTGGGGGATTGCGGTCAATGTGCCTGCCGGCTTCGACCGTTCTTCGGTGGTGCGCACCGAACCGCCGACGCGCTGCCCTGCCGTCTTCAATCGCCACAGCCGCTGGATGACCATGGCCGAATGGCGCGCGCGCGGCATCACCCCGGTGACCACCAGCTTTTCCGATGGCGTGATGCTCAAGCTTTTCGAGCCTGACGGGCCGGGCAATCGGGCCTATCTCTTGACGCACAATTATGACCAGATCCTCGATTATAACTGCTCCAATTTCTATGCGCTGACGATCGGGCTGGTGGCGGACGCGATCGAACGCTGA
- a CDS encoding ATP-dependent zinc protease family protein yields the protein MAVQKQKPIVGWREWVSLPDFGVAVRAKIDTGAKTSAIHVFRPHVFERDGRDFIRFTLHPRQRYKKPSVRCEAELIEQRKVTSSNGQTEERYVIKTMATIGEQTFPIELTLTRRDSLTFRMLVGRQALKRRFLVDSGRSFVQGKERPEVDTGDL from the coding sequence ATGGCCGTACAGAAGCAGAAGCCGATCGTGGGCTGGCGCGAATGGGTGTCACTGCCTGATTTTGGTGTGGCGGTGCGTGCCAAAATCGATACCGGCGCCAAGACCAGCGCCATCCATGTCTTCCGCCCCCATGTCTTCGAACGCGATGGCCGCGATTTCATCCGTTTCACGCTACACCCGCGCCAGCGGTATAAGAAACCGTCCGTGCGGTGCGAAGCGGAACTTATTGAGCAGCGCAAGGTTACTAGTAGTAACGGGCAGACCGAAGAACGCTATGTCATCAAGACCATGGCGACCATCGGGGAACAGACCTTCCCAATCGAACTGACGCTGACCAGACGCGATTCACTGACTTTCAGGATGCTGGTTGGCAGGCAAGCGCTGAAACGCCGCTTTCTCGTCGATAGCGGACGCAGCTTTGTCCAAGGAAAAGAACGACCTGAAGTCGATACCGGAGATTTATAA